One Ricinus communis isolate WT05 ecotype wild-type chromosome 1, ASM1957865v1, whole genome shotgun sequence DNA window includes the following coding sequences:
- the LOC8272065 gene encoding probable aspartic proteinase GIP2, protein MAVSVHFFLASSLLLIFVSPSIAQQSFRPRALVVPVSKDASTLQYVTQVEQRTPLVPINLVVHLGGKFLWIDCEQNYVSSTYRPARCGSALCSLGGSDGCGDCFSGPRPGCNNNTCGVSPDNPFTNTATGGELATDVVSVNSTNGSNPGRAVTVPRFLFACAPTFLLQGLATGAVGIAGLGRNRAAFPSQFASAFSLHRKFAICLGSGNGVIFFGDGPYNFLPNVQYTSQSLTYTPLFINPVSTASAFTQGEPSVEYFIGVTSIKIDDKPVSLNTTLLTIDSEGNGGTKISTVNPYTVLESSIFNAVTEAFINEAAARNITRVASVAPFDVCFSRKNVPSTRLGYGVPTISLVLQNENVSWSIFGANSIVQVSDDVLCLGLIDGGSNPRTSIVIGGYQVENNLLQFDLATSRLGFSSLLFGRMTTCANFNFTSVA, encoded by the coding sequence ATGGCCGTCTCTGTTCACTTCTTTCTGGCCTCTTCTCTTCTCCTTATATTTGTGTCCCCATCTATTGCTCAACAGTCCTTCCGCCCTAGAGCCTTAGTCGTTCCAGTCTCAAAAGATGCATCCACTCTTCAATATGTTACACAAGTCGAACAAAGAACACCTCTGGTGCCCATCAATCTCGTTGTTCATCTTGGTGGCAAGTTCCTCTGGATTGACTGCGAACAGAATTATGTCTCATCAACTTATAGACCAGCTCGTTGCGGTTCTGCCCTTTGCTCACTAGGCGGTTCAGATGGCTGTGGTGATTGCTTCTCAGGGCCTAGGCCAGGCTGCAATAACAACACTTGTGGCGTTTCACCAGACAACCCTTTCACCAATACCGCAACAGGTGGTGAACTTGCCACAGATGTTGTGTCTGTCAATTCCACTAATGGGTCGAACCCTGGCCGTGCTGTGACTGTGCCAAGATTCTTGTTCGCTTGTGCACCAACGTTTTTACTACAGGGACTTGCTACTGGTGCTGTTGGCATAGCTGGTCTTGGCAGGAACAGGGCTGCATTCCCTTCTCAATTTGCTTCTGCTTTTAGTTTGCATAgaaaatttgctatttgtttaGGATCTGGTAATGGTGTTATATTCTTTGGTGATGGTCCCTATAATTTCTTGCCAAATGTTCAATACACATCTCAATCACTTACCTACACACCTCTCTTTATCAACCCAGTAAGCACAGCTTCAGCTTTTACCCAAGGAGAGCCATCAGTTGAATACTTCATTGGTGTAACTTCTATTAAAATCGATGACAAACCTGTCTCTTTGAACACAACCCTTTTGACCATTGATAGTGAAGGCAATGGTGGAACAAAAATCAGCACTGTGAACCCGTACACTGTCTTGGAATCTTCCATTTTCAATGCTGTGACCGAGGCATTTATTAACGAGGCTGCTGCAAGAAATATTACTAGAGTTGCTTCTGTAGCACCATTTGATGTTTGCTTTAGCAGAAAGAATGTCCCTAGCACACGTTTGGGCTATGGGGTGCCAACTATTTCTTTAGTCCTGCAGAACGAGAATGTGAGTTGGAGTATTTTTGGGGCTAATTCAATAGTGCAGGTTAGTGATGATGTGCTGTGTCTTGGGCTTATTGATGGTGGATCAAACCCAAGAACTTCGATTGTTATCGGAGGATATCAGGTGGAGAATAATTTGTTGCAGTTTGATTTGGCTACTTCAAGGCTTGGATTTAGCTCTTTGCTCTTCGGAAGGATGACTACATGTGCCAACTTCAACTTCACCTCTGTTGCTTAA